The Chryseobacterium shigense genome segment GATACTTCATCAATATAAAAAGCTGCCTTATAAAAAGCAGCTCTTCCTATTTGTATTGTATCTAACAATTATTTTTTAGCCTTTACATCAACAGCAATCTCGATGTCTTTGCTGATCATCCATTCAGCAGGATCTGCTTCTGAAGTACCGAATTTGATTCCCCAGTCCGCTCTGTTCACAGTAAATTTAGCATGGATAGACGCTGAATTTTCCGTTACATCCACTTTAGCAGGGAAAGTTACGTTCACTGTTTTTCCTGATAAAGTAAGGTTTCCGCTTACTGTTTTATTGGCTCCTGCAACTGCATCTTTAGGTGCATCTTTCAAATCTGCAACACTTGTAATTTTGAAGTCTGAGGTTGGATTTTTTGCCGTATCAAAGAAATCAGGATTTTTTAAGTGAGCTTCAAGATCTGCCGGTTTTTTATCTTTTTCTGTTACTGAAGCTGGATCTACTTTAATGGAATTCATATCAATAACAAAGTTTCCTGCAGCTAACTGACCACCTTCAACGCTAAGATCTCCTGATTTTACGTTAAGTGTTCCCCAACGAGGAGCCATACCTCCTTTATGAGTTGCTTTCCAGTTTACTACAGAAGAAGCAACATCAACTGCTAAAACTTCACCTTTGCTTTCAGCTACTTTCTGTTCTGTAGCTGTAGCCGCAGTTTCTGCAGATTTTTCTTTATTACATGATGCTGCAAGCAATCCTACTCCTACCAATGCAATTACACTAAGTTTTTTCATATTATTTATTTGTTTAAAAAAATTTAATTAATATTTTAAATTTCAAGTTTCAAAAATAGAAAAACCA includes the following:
- a CDS encoding YceI family protein, whose amino-acid sequence is MKKLSVIALVGVGLLAASCNKEKSAETAATATEQKVAESKGEVLAVDVASSVVNWKATHKGGMAPRWGTLNVKSGDLSVEGGQLAAGNFVIDMNSIKVDPASVTEKDKKPADLEAHLKNPDFFDTAKNPTSDFKITSVADLKDAPKDAVAGANKTVSGNLTLSGKTVNVTFPAKVDVTENSASIHAKFTVNRADWGIKFGTSEADPAEWMISKDIEIAVDVKAKK